GTTGATAACATCCGTTTCCTGAAAAGCATCTGTACCCAGCAAATGTGCAAACACTTGTCCGGTAATGCATACCATAGGCGTACTGTCAATTTGTGCATCAGCAAGACCTGTAACCAAATTGGTTGCTCCAGGTCCGCTGGTAGCGAATACTACACCGACTTTGCCAGATGTACGGGCAAAACCTTGAGCGGCATGGGTAGCACCCTGCTCATGGCGTACCAATATGTGTTGTAAACGTTCTTTATAATCGTAGAGTGCATCATATATTGGCATGATGGCGCCTCCGGGATATCCGAAAACAACCTCCGTGCCTTCGGCTATCAGTCCTTCCAATACAGCTGCAGAGCCTGTTAAGGTTGTTGTTTTCTTCGGTGCTGTTGCGGTGGTTGCTTCCGCTTGTGCTAATTCCATGTTTTTAAATTTTAAATTCAGGCCTTTATTTTTAGTGAGTGTAGGCATCTGTTACGCAGCCTTCACTTGCATTACTTACTTGTTTTAAATATTTATACAATACGCCACTTTTGACGGGTGGAGGAAGCTGTACCCATGCCGCCCTGCGTTTTGCAAGTACTTCATCACTTAGGTGTACATCTATTGTATTATTTACCGCATCAATAGTAATCTCGTCATCGTCATGTACCAGGCCAATATTTCCGCCGTCCCATGCTTCAGGCGTAATGTGTCCCACTACAAAACCATGTGTGCCGCCAGAGAAACGGCCGTCCGTAATCAGGGCTACCGATTTACCTAAACCAGCGCCAATAATTAATGAGGTAGGTTTTAACATTTCTGGCATTCCAGGTGCACCCTTTGGTCCAACCTGCCTGATCACCACTACATCACCTGGTTTAATTTTTCCACTTTGAATGCCTTTCATCAGTGATTGCTCACCATCAAATACACGTGCGGGTCCGGTAAATTTCTCGCCCTCTTTACCGCTGATTTTTGCTACGGAACCTTTTTGTGCGAGGTTACCATATAACATTTGCAGGTGACCGGTTTCTTTAATAGGGGCTTCAACAGGGAAAATGATTTTTTGTAAATCGAAATCCAGTTCAACCGCATCCGCAACATTTTCTGCAATGGTTTTTCCGGTTACAGTTAAACAAGTGCCGTCAATCAATCCTACTTTTAATAAATATTTTAATACCGCAGGAACGCCACCAATTTCATGAAGGTCTTCCATCAGGTAGGTGCCACTAGGTTTCAAATCTCCTAATACAGGAGTGTTGTCACTCACATACTGGAAATCTTCTAATGTTAATGTTAAGCCTACAGATTTAGCAATGGCAATTAAGTGCAGCACGGCATTGGTAGAACCCCCCAATACAATTACCAACACAATGGCATTGTGAAATGCAGCTTTAGTCATGATGTCTGAAGGAAGGATGTTTCTTTCCAGCAGGATCCTGATATATTTACCAGCTTCAATACATTCGTTCTTTTTCTCGTCACTTACCGCAGGATAAGAGGAGCTGTAGGGTAAGCTCATACCTAAAGCTTCAATGGCTGAGGCCATGGTATTGGCCGTGTACATCCCTCCGCAAGCACCGGCACCAGGGCAAGCATTTTTTATTACGCCCTGAAAATCTTCTTCTTCTAAATTGCCAGCTAATTTTTGGCCCAAAGCTTCAAAAGCAGATACTATATTTAATGAGGCACCTTTATACTTTCCTGAATGGATACTTCCACCGTATACCATAATAGCAGGACGGTTTAAGCGACCCATTGCCATTAGAGATCCCGGCATGTTTTTATCGCATCCCGGAATAGTAATTAAACCATCGTAGTATTGTCCACCACAAATGGTTTCAATGGAATCTGCAATAACATCTCTTGATACCAAAGAGTAGCGCATTCCATCCGTTCCGTTACTCATTCCGTCACTTACACCAATGGTGCTGAACGTTAAGCCTACCATGTCGTTTTTCCAGACACCCTCTTTTACAATTTGAGCAAGGCCATTCAAGTGCATATTGCAGGTATTACCATCATAGCCCATGCTGGCAACGCCAACTTGTGCCTTGTCCATATCTTCCTTGGTTAAGCCAATTCCGTACAGCATTGCCTGCGCGGCTGGCTGTGTTGGATCTTGCGTAAAGGTTTTGCTGTAGCGGTTTAATTCTAGTTTTTGTGACATATTAGGTCTGTATCTTATTTATATTGGTTGTTCTCTTGTTTATTATTTAGTTATGAATTGCTAGATGATCACTTCATAGTTTTGTTTTTCTAAAACCATAGATTTATACGTACGCAGTAGAGTGGCACCTAGCGTATCGCTCCATTTTGTACTAAAGGTCTTATCTTCTATAGCAGCTATGCTTACAATTTCTGCTGCAGTACCACAGAAAAAGGCACTGTCTGCCGCCTTCAAATCTTCAACGCTGAGCTGTTTTTCTATACATTCGATATCAAGTTTTTTGCAAAGCATCATAATTGCAGCTCTGGTAATACCTGGTAAAATATGTCCCAGGGCAGGGGTGTATAATTTCCCGTCTTTTTCAATAAAGATATTGGCACCAGGCGCTTCCGCAACAAAGTCATTCATGTCGAGTAAAAGCGCTTCATCAAATCCTCTTCTTTTTGCTTCTGCAGTTGCCAGAATAGAATTAACATAATGACCACTTATTTTTGCTTCAATAGGTACCGATTTTGGATTTGGACGTTGGTAACTTGAAATGCCAACCTTTAAACGCTTGCTTCCAAAATAAGGTTCCCATTCCCAGGCGCAGATCATAAGGTTTGAAGTTGAGGCTACATCAAGTCCCATTTTTGGCGGACAAAAAACCAGTGGACGGATGTAGGCATCCTTCAGGTGGTTGATTTCAAGTATTTTATAAGTTTGTTTAATCAGTTCGTCTATGTCCCAGGTAAAAGGGATATAAGCCAGTTCGCATGACTTTTTTAATCTTTCAAAATGGGCTTTAGCTTTAAAAATACGTACACCATTGTGTGTATGGTATGATCTTATTCCCTCAAATGCTGCATAACCATAATGCAGAGATTGGTTATATACGTCAATTTTAGCCTCTGTAGCTTTAATGAATTGTCCATCCATGTAGAGAACCGTATTTGAATTGAAGTATTGCATTTTGTGGTATAGTTTAAATTATCATTCATTAAAAAAGCGCCTCTTTGTGAAAGGCGCTTAGTTATTTATGTTATTAAATATTCAATATAGCGCCTTGCAACTCCCAATAATCAGGAGTAGGTTTAGGTTAATAATGACGTTAGCATTTGCTGTAGTTGAACTATTCATGCTTGTACTTTTATCGTTGTTTTATAAAAACCAATTTAGGTTAAGTATTACAAAACGACAATAGGATAATGAAAATAATTGAAAAAAAATATTATTTCTATAAATATACGTATTTTAAAATTATATATTGAAATATATAGGTAATCATAGGTGAAACAGGGCTGCTACTATACCGAATATGAAATTGGTATTCGGTATGAATATTATGCTTGCATTAGATTAGAGTGGTAATTCTGCGTGAAACGGGAGAAGCAGCTAAAAAACTTGTTTAAATAGCGGGCAAAAAAAAGCCCTTTGATCTTCAAATCAAAGGGCTCGTATTTTTATTATTTTAATATTAAGCGATGCCCTCGGCCAAAACAATAATCTTGTTTTTTAATACCTCAACTACACCACCTTTAATCATTAAGGTTTCTTCGCCATCGGCTTTACTTTTAATAATTACCGGTCCATCTTCTAAAGTAGAAATGATTGACGCGTGGTCTTTCAAAATTTGAAAAGACCCCATTGTTCCAGGAACCGTAACTGCAGTTACTTCGCCTTCAAATACTTTTTTATCTGGTGTTAATATTTCTAATGTCATAACTATGCGTTAGCTTCAGCTAATAATTTTTTTCCTTTTTCAATCGCATCTTCAATATTACCTACAAGGTTAAATGCAGCTTCCGGATATTCATCAACTTCACCGTCAAGGATCATGTTAAATCCTTTGATGGTATCTTTAATGTCTACCAATACTCCTTTTAATCCTGTAAATTGTTCCGCTACGTGGAAAGGTTGAGATAAGAAACGCTGAACACGACGGGCACGTGATACAACCAGTTTATCTTCTTCAGATAACTCGTCCATACCAAGGATCGCAATGATATCCTGCAACTCTTTGTAACGTTGTAAAATTTCTTTCACACGTTGAGCTGTATTGTAATGCTCATCGCCTAAAACAGCTGGAGAAAGGATCCTTGAAGTAGAATCCAAAGGATCTACGGCAGGGTAGATACCAAGCTCTGCAATTTTACGTGAAAGTGAAGTTGTAGCGTCTAAGTGGGCAAAGGTTGTAGCCGGAGCCGGGTCAGTTAAATCATCTGCCGGTACATATACTGCCTGTACAGATGTAATTGAACCACGTTTGGTAGAAGTAATACGCTCCTGCATTAAGCCCATCTCAGTAGCAAGCGTTGGTTGGTAACCTACCGCAGAAGGCATACGACCTAACAAACCTGATACTTCAGAACCAGCCTGAGTAAAACGGAAAATGTTGTCAACGAAGAAAAGGATATCTTTTCCAGCGCCTTCGCCATCACCATCACGGAAATATTCAGCCACAGTTAAACCAGACAAGGCTACACGTGCACGTGCTCCAGGAGGCTCGTTCATTTGACCGAATACCAGGGTAGCTTTAGATTCTTTTAATTTTTCGGTATCAACTTTAGATAAATCCCATCCTCCAGTTTCCATAGAGTGAAGGAAATCCTCACCATAGTTGATTACGCCAGATTCGATAAACTCACGTAAAAGGTCATTTCCTTCACGTGTACGCTCACCAACACCGGCAAATACAGAAAGACCAGCGTGTGCTTTGGCAATGTTATTTACCAGCTCCATGATCAATACTGTTTTACCAACACCAGCACCACCAAACAAACCGATTTTACCACCTTTTGCATAAGGCTCTAGTAAATCAATTACTTTGATACCTGTAAAAAGTACCTCAGTTTCAGTAGATAACTCATCAAATCTTGGAGGAGCATTGTGGATTGGTCTTCCATTTGTTTTGTCAATTGTATTGATACCATCGATAGCATCACCAACAACGTTAAACAAACGACCTTTAATGGCTTCACCAACAGGCATTTTAATAGGAGCACCGGTATCGTTAACCTGCATTCCGCGAACTAAACCATCTGTAGAGTCCATCGAAATGGCACGTACACGGTCTTCACCAAGATGCTGTTGAACTTCTAAAACGATCTTTTGTCCATTTTCTTTTTCAACAACTAATGCAGAGAAAATTTTAGGTAATTGAGCGTCATCAGCAAAGCTTACGTCAACTACCGGTCCTATAATCTGCGCTATTTTTCCAATGTTAGGCATATATTGTTTGGGGTAAATTATTAAATAACCATTTTTAAAGCGACTGTTTTTTACAATTTAGATCAGCATTTGTTTCCTGGATAAATCGCCGCGTAATTTGCCGCGCTACAGGTAAGAATGAAGAACTTAACGATCAATAAAGCCACGTATTTTGGTTTGCAAAGCTAAGAGTTTTCTACATAAATTTTACATATAAATAAAAAGTTTTTTAACAGTTTTTTAATCGGTAAATTGGTAGCCTCTCCCGGGGAATAAAAAACGGGTAATTCTATCTTTTTGCAGCATATGAAGACAATTTTAGTAACTGGCAGTAACGGGCTTTTGGGGCAGAAAATAACACAAAGGATATTGGAAACTCAACAATTTAACTTAGTAGCCAGTTCAAAAGGTAGAAACCGGTTTCCGCAGGTTGCTGGTTACTTATATGCGGAAATGGATATCTTAAATGCTCAAAACGTAAGGGAAGTTGTTGAACGGTACAAGCCAGATGCAATCATTCATACAGCGGCAATGACCAATGTTGATACCGCTCATGATCATCGCGAAGAGGCCGATTGTTTAAATGTAGAGTCTGTGGCTACCCTAATTGCAATTTGTGCCGAGCACAACATTCAGCTGGTACATTTATCCACTGACTTTATATTTGATGGTGCCGATGGACCTTATGATGAACTTGCAGCACCCAATCCTCTGAGTTATTATGGGCAAACAAAATTAAAAGCAGAAGAGTTGATTAAGACTTCTGGTATCAAATGGGCTATACTTCGTACTATTTTGGTGTATGGAATTGTAAACGACATGAGCCGGAGCAATATTGTACTTTGGGCAAAAGGGGCCCTTGAAAAAGGAAAGCCTATTAACGTAGTGAACGATCAGTTTCGCATGCCCACACTGGCTGAAGACCTGGCCGATTGTTGCTTGCTTGCAGTAGAAAAGGATGCTTATGGGGTTTATAATGCCTCTGGTAAGGATATGATGAGTATAGCAGAATTGGTAGGGCAGGTGGCCGACTTCTGGAAGCTGGATAGAAGTCTGATTAATGAAGTAAGCAGTGACAGTCTGAACCAAAACGCCAAACGTCCGTTGCGTACTGGGTTTATTTTAGATAAAGCAATTACAGAATTGGGGTATCAGCCACGTAGCTTTGTGGAAGGATTATCTGTTTTAAAAGCACAAATGGAAATTAATCCGATCCAATAGCTGTCCAAAGCATGTCTTTCAATTCGTTCAGCCCTTTTTGCGCCACTGAGGAGATGAAGATTGCAGGAATATTTTCAGGCAGGTCCTTTTTCATTTCTGCCTGCAGTTCTTCATCCAGCATGTCGGATTTCGTTACTGCAAGTACATGGGGTTTCTGCATCAGTTCTGGATTGTACTGTTGTAATTCAGATTTAAGAATCTCATATTCTTCAGAGATTGTTCTGCTTGTGTCGGCAGGCACCATAAAAAGCAATACAGAATTGCGTTCAATATGGCGTAGAAAACGGTACCCAAGACCTTTTCCTTTAGATGCCCCTTCAATAATTCCTGGGATGTCAGCCATCACAAACGATTTTCCACCACGGTAAGCAACAATACCTAAATTGGGTACAAGAGTTGTAAATGGATAGTCAGCAATTTCTGGCTTAGCAGCAGAAACCACAGATAATAAAGTAGATTTACCAGCATTTGGAAATCCTACCAAACCAACATCGGCAAGTACTTTTAGTTCGAGTACCACCCATTGCTCAATTCCGCTTTCTCCTGGTTGGGCAAAACGCGGTGTTTGTAATGTAGAGGATTTGAAATGCCAGTTACCTAGTCCGCCTCGGCCACCGGCAGTTAGGATCTTAGTTTCGCCTTCTGCAGTAATTTCAAATAAAGTTTCTCCTGTTTCGGCATCTTTGGCAATTGTGCCAAGAGGTACTTCAAGGATTTCGTCCTTACCTGATTTACCTGTACTCGTAGAGCTGGAGCCTGGCTCGCCGTCAGGAGCAAGAATATGTTTACGGTATTTTAAGTGGAGTAAGGTCCAAAATTGAGGGTTACCTCTAAGTATAATGTGACCACCACGTCCACCGTCGCCACCGTCAGGGCCACCCGTAGAGGTCATTTTATCGCGGTGCAAATGTGAAGAGCCTGCGCCACCCTTACCAGAGCGACAGCATATTTTGACATAATCAACGAAATTGGAACCTTGCGACATATAGGGGATTAGTAGTTATCTATTACAGTACGCAATTCAGCAAAAATATCATCAACATTACCAATGCCGTTTACTTTACTTAATTTTTGCTGTGCTTCATAATAAGGCAATACATGAACCGTTTTGCTGAAATATTCTTCAATACGTTTTTGCAATTTATCAGCCTGATCATCTACTCTGCCAGTTTCTTTTTGGCGCTGCGCAATTCTTCTGGTCAGTTCTTCCTGATCTACATCCAGTGCAATTACGCCCGCAAGACCTGTACCTTTACTTTCTAAAAACTCATCCAGTGCTTGTGCCTGAGGAACTGTACGTGGAAAACCGTCAAAGATGAACCCTTTTGCATTCGGATTACTATCTACTTCTTCTTCCAGCATTGCAATCGTAATTTGGTCTGGAACCAGTTGTCCATCAGCAATCAAAGCACTTACTTGTTGACCAAGCGGGGTTTGATTCTTAATGTGTTCCCTAAAAATATCACCTGTAGAGATGTGGATTAATTGATATTGGTCAATCAATTTCTGCGATTGGGTGCCTTTGCCTGCACCTGGTGGGCCAAAGAGAACAAAATTAAGCATTTGGTTTGTCTTTAAAAAGTGAAAGCCTTCCCGCCACCGGCAGCAAGGCTTTTAGTTTTGTTTGTGCACTTGTAGGGATTCGAACCCCAAACCTTCTCATCCGTAGTGAGATGCTCTATCCAATTGAGCTACAAATGCATGTTTGTTATTGAAACGCTCTAACTGTTTCGCTAACGGATTGCAAAGGTAATGCTTGAAATTGATTTTCGCAATAAAATTGTGAAAATATTCCTGGCATTACCTTTTATTAATGATGGTTAAGCTTCAATTGCTTTTTTAATTGCATCAAAATCAGGCATGTTACCTGCGTCTTCCAAAACTTCGGCATGGATAACTTTTCCTTCTTCATCCAGTACAAAAGCCGCTCTTTTAGACACGCCTTTCAAATTAAATGCGAATTGCTCATAAAAAGCACCATAGGCAGGGGAGGTTTCCTTGTTGAAATCAGATAGCAGCGGGAATTGATAAGCCTGATCTTCCTTGAATTTTGCCAATGTAAACGGTGAATCTACTGAGATGCCAACAACTTCGGCATTCATACCTTGGTAGTAACCAAAACTATCTCTCATGGTGCAAAGTTGCGCAGTGCAAACACCAGTGAAAGCCATCGGGAAAAAGTGAACTACCAATTTTTTACCAGCATAGTCTGCCAGTGATACTTCTTTAAGTTCAGAACTGAACAATTTAAAATCTGGGGCTTTAGCGCCAACTTGTAAAGACATAGTTTTATATTTTTTGTAAATATAAAGGGTGCACTTAGAATTTTTGTCATTAGCTGGTCTAATCTCTAACCCAAATCTGGCTTCCTGGCTTCTGTAGCCGTGGATAATTATTACTTACGGAAGTCGATGAAAATTAACGGCTATTTTATTCTTAAATTACTAATATTGCCTTTTAATAAATATTGATTAATTAAATTGTTTAAAATTAAAATTTTATTATGGAAAATGGTACATTGACATGGACGATGGCTTTGTTAACAATTGCGTTGTTATTTACTCAAGGCTGCAAAAAACATCATGCTGAACTCGAAGAAGATGTGAAAGCGTTAGTTGAAGAAGAGAAGCCCGAAGAAGAGCCTAAAAAAGCTTACCTCCCACAGACGATCACTTACAATAAAGTAACCTATACTTTTTCATATGTAAAAGATCTGTCCAGTATTTCAAAAATTGACATCTCAAATGGTAAGCGCCTGGACTTTAGTTACAATATATATGGTTTTTTGGTCAGCTTTTATGAAGGAGATAATTTGTATACCGAAATGGATTTTAATGTGAACGAAGTCGGAAATACGGAATCTGCCTATATTTTTATCGTGAATGAAGACAAGCATGTTTATAAATCAGATAACAACTATAGCTTCCAATACAATAGCCTCAATCAGCTTACAGGCGTTAGCGTTTACAATTTTGCCAATGTATTACTGAGTACACAACAATTGAGTTATTTAAAAGAGCCTGTTCAGGTACTAAAACAAACAAAAACAGGTGGGGTAGTCACCGATGATCAAAATTACACTTACGACAATGCAAATGGAATATTTAAAAATGTACTTAACATACCCGCCTTAGCTGTTCATTTGCCGGAACTTTTTCTACTGTGTCAGGGCAATAATTTAACGTCAGTAACAGGAACAAAGGAGACGGCTACAACGATAACCTGGACATACGATAAAAACAATTATCCGACAAAAGGGACTGTAAAAAAAGGAAGCCTTACCGAAGAAATTACGGTAACGTATTTATAAACTATAGGTCTTAATGAGTATGAAGTTGATCCAGCACATTTAAAATCACTGCACAAACATGACGTATTTCCTCTTCTTTGATCGTTAAAGGCGGGGCAATACGCATGGCGGTTTCGCAATGTAAAAACCAATCTATAATGATGCCCTGATCACTGCATAAACTGCTTACTTTTTCAACCTGTTCAAAAGAGTCCAGCTGTATGCCCAGCATCAATCCCTTTCCTCTAATTTCTTTGATCAGTGGGTGCACCAATAGTTCGCGGAATAACATTTCTTTTTTAGTTACCCCCTCGGTCAGGTTTTCTTCCAGTAATACCTCCAGGCTAGCTAATCCGGCACTACAAGAAACCGGATGCCCTCCAAAAGTGGTAATGTGGCCAAGAATCGGGTTTTCTGCAAGCACGCCCATCACTTTTTTCGAAGAAATAAAAGCACCGATTGGCATGCCGCCGCCAAGTGCTTTAGCCAGCAATAAAATGTCGGGCACAATGCCATAATGTTCAAAAGCAAATAACTTACCTGTCCGTCCAAAAGCGTTTTGTATTTCATCAAGGATTAGCAATGCGCCTACTTCAGTACAGCGCTGGCGCAACTTCAGCATGTATGCTGTGGAGGCAACCCTTATTCCCGCTTCACCCTGTAAGGTTTCCATGATTACACAAGCCGTTTGCTCGGTAATCAATGCTAAATCGGCAGGTTCATTAAAGTTTATAAAACTTACCTCCGGTAATAATGGGCGATAAGCTTGTTTGTAATATTCATTTCCCATCACACTTAATGCACCATGTGTACTACCATGATAAGCATTGTTAAAGGAAATGATACCTGTACGGCCAGTATATCGTTTGGCAAGTTTTAACGCCCCCTCCGTAGCTTCAGCACCAGAATTTACAAAATAGACATTGTTTAAGTCCGGAGGTAAAACCGAGACCAGTTTTTCTGCAAATTTGACCATCGGCGTTTGTACATACTCTCCATACACAGTTAGGTGAAGGTATTTGTCTAATTGAGCTTTTATAGCCTCCAAAACTTTAGGATGCCTGTGTCCGATATTGCTGACCGCAAAACCAGAAACAAGGTCTATATATGCTTTTCCGTCTTGATCATACAGGTAAATTCCTTCTGCAAAATCTATTTCCAACATTTTTGGACTGTTGGAAGTTTGAGCGGTATTAAGCAAAAAGAGCTGTTTGTTGGTAATCATCAGGAATCTTGTTAGACCGCAAAAATACCTAAAATATGTTAAGTCCTGTATTTAAAAGCAGCATGTACGCCACGAGGTACACCAGTAAAAACGAAAGTGAGAGGGCAAAATACTTCAGTACATTGCGTTTTCCTTTTTTAAATGGTATAAAAAAAAGCAGGTTCAATAACATAAAAAGTACTGCGAAAATAAAGTTCATAATGACCAGGATGGTACTGAATGCGATCGCAAAAACCATCGGCTGTAGCACAATACCTGCAGCCAATCCATATAAGCCAGCCATAATAGTGCTCATCACTAAAATCAGCGCAGCATATCTGAAGCCAATTTTTAAATGAAAAATAAAATACGGTGTTAAAGTAGATGGAATATCCTCTTCCTTTAATCTTAAGGGTCGCGGAGTTTTTGGCGCTATGCCCCGTTTCTGTTTTTTAAACCTGGGCCACCAAATTAAAAATCCGGTGATCAACAAAACTAGCGGCATTAAACCAGCAATTAGCGCAAGAATCTGTGTTGGTCTGCCACCAAAACTTCCGTAATGTAGCGGGGTCAGCCAACTCAGGTAAGCATTTCCAACATTAGGAAAATCAGTATGACTGTTTAATAGTATTTTTCCAGTATACTGTTCTACAATCAGCATTTCCCTTTTTCCTGTTTTAAGCACATCCGGACTTAAAATGTCCAGTCTGTAACTCCCTGTGCTATCTGCTGGAAAAGCAATACCAGCCACGCGTCCTTCGGGAATTGTTTTTTTAGCTATGCCCAGAATTTGATCGAGGGGTAGGGCGGGAATACCTTGATGATATATTGATTTTGCACCTAACAATTTAGCAACGCCCTGGGGCGATTTGCCATTTAGGATAAATAAAAACGGGAT
The nucleotide sequence above comes from Pedobacter sp. MC2016-14. Encoded proteins:
- the ilvD gene encoding dihydroxy-acid dehydratase, with protein sequence MSQKLELNRYSKTFTQDPTQPAAQAMLYGIGLTKEDMDKAQVGVASMGYDGNTCNMHLNGLAQIVKEGVWKNDMVGLTFSTIGVSDGMSNGTDGMRYSLVSRDVIADSIETICGGQYYDGLITIPGCDKNMPGSLMAMGRLNRPAIMVYGGSIHSGKYKGASLNIVSAFEALGQKLAGNLEEEDFQGVIKNACPGAGACGGMYTANTMASAIEALGMSLPYSSSYPAVSDEKKNECIEAGKYIRILLERNILPSDIMTKAAFHNAIVLVIVLGGSTNAVLHLIAIAKSVGLTLTLEDFQYVSDNTPVLGDLKPSGTYLMEDLHEIGGVPAVLKYLLKVGLIDGTCLTVTGKTIAENVADAVELDFDLQKIIFPVEAPIKETGHLQMLYGNLAQKGSVAKISGKEGEKFTGPARVFDGEQSLMKGIQSGKIKPGDVVVIRQVGPKGAPGMPEMLKPTSLIIGAGLGKSVALITDGRFSGGTHGFVVGHITPEAWDGGNIGLVHDDDEITIDAVNNTIDVHLSDEVLAKRRAAWVQLPPPVKSGVLYKYLKQVSNASEGCVTDAYTH
- a CDS encoding aspartate aminotransferase family protein encodes the protein MITNKQLFLLNTAQTSNSPKMLEIDFAEGIYLYDQDGKAYIDLVSGFAVSNIGHRHPKVLEAIKAQLDKYLHLTVYGEYVQTPMVKFAEKLVSVLPPDLNNVYFVNSGAEATEGALKLAKRYTGRTGIISFNNAYHGSTHGALSVMGNEYYKQAYRPLLPEVSFINFNEPADLALITEQTACVIMETLQGEAGIRVASTAYMLKLRQRCTEVGALLILDEIQNAFGRTGKLFAFEHYGIVPDILLLAKALGGGMPIGAFISSKKVMGVLAENPILGHITTFGGHPVSCSAGLASLEVLLEENLTEGVTKKEMLFRELLVHPLIKEIRGKGLMLGIQLDSFEQVEKVSSLCSDQGIIIDWFLHCETAMRIAPPLTIKEEEIRHVCAVILNVLDQLHTH
- a CDS encoding PepSY domain-containing protein, which codes for MEPHKKQRSLKWARHQKRWFGKWHLYLGLFAGVIVAFVGITGSILVFQDEIDRLLNPELFNITAAKQKLPVAEVVSIVKREHPKLVINYIDIKTTNPFEAYAAYNFKTEEEYFINPYNGELSGKRIHESSFIHIVTELHRTLLIPVAGRYIVGLASLCLLILTISGLRMWIPKKWNQLKSSLSVKFSGSFKRQNYDWHNVLGVYSSPVVSMLALTGFCITFSTIVIPFLFILNGKSPQGVAKLLGAKSIYHQGIPALPLDQILGIAKKTIPEGRVAGIAFPADSTGSYRLDILSPDVLKTGKREMLIVEQYTGKILLNSHTDFPNVGNAYLSWLTPLHYGSFGGRPTQILALIAGLMPLVLLITGFLIWWPRFKKQKRGIAPKTPRPLRLKEEDIPSTLTPYFIFHLKIGFRYAALILVMSTIMAGLYGLAAGIVLQPMVFAIAFSTILVIMNFIFAVLFMLLNLLFFIPFKKGKRNVLKYFALSLSFLLVYLVAYMLLLNTGLNIF
- a CDS encoding redoxin domain-containing protein, translated to MSLQVGAKAPDFKLFSSELKEVSLADYAGKKLVVHFFPMAFTGVCTAQLCTMRDSFGYYQGMNAEVVGISVDSPFTLAKFKEDQAYQFPLLSDFNKETSPAYGAFYEQFAFNLKGVSKRAAFVLDEEGKVIHAEVLEDAGNMPDFDAIKKAIEA
- a CDS encoding branched-chain amino acid transaminase: MQYFNSNTVLYMDGQFIKATEAKIDVYNQSLHYGYAAFEGIRSYHTHNGVRIFKAKAHFERLKKSCELAYIPFTWDIDELIKQTYKILEINHLKDAYIRPLVFCPPKMGLDVASTSNLMICAWEWEPYFGSKRLKVGISSYQRPNPKSVPIEAKISGHYVNSILATAEAKRRGFDEALLLDMNDFVAEAPGANIFIEKDGKLYTPALGHILPGITRAAIMMLCKKLDIECIEKQLSVEDLKAADSAFFCGTAAEIVSIAAIEDKTFSTKWSDTLGATLLRTYKSMVLEKQNYEVII
- the atpD gene encoding F0F1 ATP synthase subunit beta produces the protein MPNIGKIAQIIGPVVDVSFADDAQLPKIFSALVVEKENGQKIVLEVQQHLGEDRVRAISMDSTDGLVRGMQVNDTGAPIKMPVGEAIKGRLFNVVGDAIDGINTIDKTNGRPIHNAPPRFDELSTETEVLFTGIKVIDLLEPYAKGGKIGLFGGAGVGKTVLIMELVNNIAKAHAGLSVFAGVGERTREGNDLLREFIESGVINYGEDFLHSMETGGWDLSKVDTEKLKESKATLVFGQMNEPPGARARVALSGLTVAEYFRDGDGEGAGKDILFFVDNIFRFTQAGSEVSGLLGRMPSAVGYQPTLATEMGLMQERITSTKRGSITSVQAVYVPADDLTDPAPATTFAHLDATTSLSRKIAELGIYPAVDPLDSTSRILSPAVLGDEHYNTAQRVKEILQRYKELQDIIAILGMDELSEEDKLVVSRARRVQRFLSQPFHVAEQFTGLKGVLVDIKDTIKGFNMILDGEVDEYPEAAFNLVGNIEDAIEKGKKLLAEANA
- the obgE gene encoding GTPase ObgE; amino-acid sequence: MSQGSNFVDYVKICCRSGKGGAGSSHLHRDKMTSTGGPDGGDGGRGGHIILRGNPQFWTLLHLKYRKHILAPDGEPGSSSTSTGKSGKDEILEVPLGTIAKDAETGETLFEITAEGETKILTAGGRGGLGNWHFKSSTLQTPRFAQPGESGIEQWVVLELKVLADVGLVGFPNAGKSTLLSVVSAAKPEIADYPFTTLVPNLGIVAYRGGKSFVMADIPGIIEGASKGKGLGYRFLRHIERNSVLLFMVPADTSRTISEEYEILKSELQQYNPELMQKPHVLAVTKSDMLDEELQAEMKKDLPENIPAIFISSVAQKGLNELKDMLWTAIGSD
- a CDS encoding adenylate kinase, translated to MLNFVLFGPPGAGKGTQSQKLIDQYQLIHISTGDIFREHIKNQTPLGQQVSALIADGQLVPDQITIAMLEEEVDSNPNAKGFIFDGFPRTVPQAQALDEFLESKGTGLAGVIALDVDQEELTRRIAQRQKETGRVDDQADKLQKRIEEYFSKTVHVLPYYEAQQKLSKVNGIGNVDDIFAELRTVIDNY
- a CDS encoding SDR family oxidoreductase; translation: MKTILVTGSNGLLGQKITQRILETQQFNLVASSKGRNRFPQVAGYLYAEMDILNAQNVREVVERYKPDAIIHTAAMTNVDTAHDHREEADCLNVESVATLIAICAEHNIQLVHLSTDFIFDGADGPYDELAAPNPLSYYGQTKLKAEELIKTSGIKWAILRTILVYGIVNDMSRSNIVLWAKGALEKGKPINVVNDQFRMPTLAEDLADCCLLAVEKDAYGVYNASGKDMMSIAELVGQVADFWKLDRSLINEVSSDSLNQNAKRPLRTGFILDKAITELGYQPRSFVEGLSVLKAQMEINPIQ
- the atpC gene encoding ATP synthase F1 subunit epsilon, yielding MTLEILTPDKKVFEGEVTAVTVPGTMGSFQILKDHASIISTLEDGPVIIKSKADGEETLMIKGGVVEVLKNKIIVLAEGIA